From a region of the Pongo abelii isolate AG06213 chromosome 9, NHGRI_mPonAbe1-v2.0_pri, whole genome shotgun sequence genome:
- the SLC22A10 gene encoding solute carrier family 22 member 10 — protein sequence MAFEELLSQVGGLGRFQILHLVFILPSLMVLIPHILLENFAAAIPGHRCWVHILDNNTGSDNETGILSEDALLRISIPLDSNQRPEKCRRFVHPQWQLLHLNGTIHSTSEADTEPCVDGWVYDQSYFPSTIVTKWDLVCDYQSLKSVVQFLLLTGMLVGGIIGGHFSDRFGRRLILRWCFLQLAITDTCAAFAPTFPVYCVLRFLAGFSSMIIISNNSLLITEWIRPNSKALVVILSSGALSIGQIILGGLAYVFRDWQTLHVVVSVPFFVFFLLSRWLVESARWLIITKKLDEGLKALRKVAHTNGIKNAEETLNIEVVRSTMQEELDAAQTKTTVCDLFRNPSMRKRICILVFLRFANTIPFYGTMVNLQHVGSNIFLLQVLYGAVALIVRCLALLTLNHMGRRISQILFMFLVGLSILANTFVPKELQILRVALACLGIGCSSATFSSVAVHFIELIPTVLRARASGIDLMASRIGAALAPLLMTLTVFYTTLPWIIYGTFPIIGGLVVFLLPETKNLPLPDTIKDVENQ from the exons ATGGCCTTTGAGGAGCTCTTGAGTCAAGTTGGAGGCCTTGGGAGATTTCAGATCCTTCATCTGGTTTTTATTCTTCCCTCTCTCATGGTATTAATCCCTCATATACTGCTGGAGAACTTCGCTGCAGCCATTCCTGGTCATCGTTGCTGGGTCCACATCCTGGACAATAATACTGGATCTGATAATGAAACTGGAATCCTCAGTGAAGATGCCCTCCTGAGAATCTCCATCCCACTAGACTCAAACCAGAGGCCAGAGAAGTGTCGTCGCTTCGTCCATCCCCAGTGGCAGCTTCTTCACCTGAATGGGACTATCCACAGCACAAGTGAGGCAGACACAGAACCCTGTGTGGATGGGTGGGTGTATGACCAAAGCTACTTCCCGTCGACCATTGTGACTAAG TGGGACCTGGTATGTGATTATCAGTCACTGAAATCAGTGGTTCAGTTCCTACTTCTGACTGGAATGCTGGTGGGAGGCATCATAGGTGGCCATTTCTCAGACAG GTTTGGGCGAAGATTGATTCTCAGATGGTGTTTCCTCCAGCTTGCCATCACTGACACCTGTGCTGCCTTCGCTCCCACCTTTCCTGTTTACTGTGTACTACGCTTCTTGGCAGGTTTTTCTTCTATGATCATTATATCAAATAATTCTTTGCTCA TTACTGAGTGGATAAGGCCCAACTCTAAAGCCCTGGTAGTAATATTGTCATCTGGTGCCCTTAGTATTGGACAGATAATACTGGGAGGCTTGGCTTATGTCTTCCGAGATTGGCAAACCCTGCACGTGGTGGTGTCTGTacctttctttgtcttctttcttctttcaag gtGGCTGGTGGAATCGGCTCGTTGGTTGATAATCACCAAGAAACTAGATGAGGGCTTAAAGGCACTTAGAAAAGTTGCACACACAAATGGAATAAAGAATGCTGAAGAAACCCTGAACATAGAG GTTGTGAGATCCACCATGCAGGAGGAGCTGGATGCAGCACAGACCAAAACTACTGTGTGTGACTTGTTCCGCAACCCCAGTATGCGTAAAAGGATCTGTATTCTGGTATTTTTGAG ATTTGCAAACACAATACCTTTTTATGGTACCATGGTCAATCTTCAGCATGTGGGGAGCAATATTTTCCTGTTGCAGGTACTTTATGGAGCTGTCGCTCTCATAGTTCGATGTCTTGCTCTTTTGACACTAAATCATATGGGCCGTCGAATAAGCCAGATATTGTTCATGTTCCTGGTGGGCCTTTCCATTTTGGCCAACACGTTTGTGCCCAAAG AATTGCAGATCCTGCGTGTGGCTTTGGCATGTCTGGGAATCGGCTGTTCTTCTGCTACTTTTTCCAGTGTTGCTGTTCACTTCATTGAACTCATCCCCACTGTTCTCAG GGCAAGAGCTTCAGGAATAGATTTAATGGCTAGTAGGATTGGAGCAGCACTGGCTCCCCTCTTGATGACCTTAACAGTATTTTATACCACTTTGCCATGGATCATTTATGGAACCTTCCCCATCATTGGTGGCCTTGTTGTCTTCCTCCTACCAGAAACCAAGAATCTGCCTTTGCCTGACACCATCAAGGATGTGGAAAATCAGTGA